The Brachyspira aalborgi genome has a segment encoding these proteins:
- a CDS encoding PhoH family protein: MTEKFIPNKKVFVFDTNVILHDFKSIFSFEETNIVIPITVLEEVDKFKKGSDTINFNAREFIRELDTLSESSEDKDIFTNGVILPNKSKIFIDVNNEEREDFKKIFSGNIPDHKILSSAYNIKCEDFRVVLITKDINMRMKARSLGINTQDYNTDKIEKLSSLFTGIENISGDNAKVYIEELKNNNEIGIKSEHSIYPNTYLCYRVNEEDEAVIGKYKEDSNTIIYVNTDISAYGIKPRNEEQAMALDILLDNSVPLVTVMGKAGTGKTLLALAAALEKRREYRQILLARPIVALSNKDLGFLPGDVNSKLEPYMQPLFDNLSVIQHIHSEDSDESKNIRKMLENEKIVISPLAYIRGRSLNKIYFIVDEAQNLTPHEIKTIITRAGEGTKIVFTGDIHQIDTPYLDERNNGLTYLIDRTKAEVLSGTVTLEKGERSKLAELAANVL; this comes from the coding sequence ATGACTGAAAAATTTATTCCTAATAAAAAAGTATTCGTTTTTGACACAAATGTTATACTGCATGATTTTAAATCTATATTTTCTTTTGAAGAAACAAATATAGTAATACCGATTACAGTTTTGGAAGAAGTAGATAAATTCAAAAAAGGAAGCGACACAATTAATTTTAACGCAAGAGAGTTTATAAGAGAACTCGATACGCTTTCGGAAAGTAGCGAAGATAAAGATATATTTACAAACGGAGTGATTCTTCCAAATAAAAGCAAAATATTTATAGATGTAAATAACGAAGAGAGAGAGGATTTCAAAAAAATATTTTCTGGAAATATTCCCGACCATAAAATTCTTTCTTCAGCTTATAATATTAAATGCGAAGATTTCAGAGTCGTTCTTATAACTAAAGATATTAATATGAGAATGAAGGCGAGAAGTTTAGGAATAAATACTCAAGATTATAATACGGACAAAATAGAAAAATTATCTTCATTGTTTACGGGAATTGAAAATATATCGGGCGATAACGCTAAAGTATATATAGAAGAACTTAAAAATAATAATGAAATAGGAATTAAAAGCGAACATTCTATTTATCCAAATACTTATTTATGTTATAGAGTAAACGAAGAAGACGAAGCGGTTATAGGCAAATATAAAGAAGACAGCAATACGATTATTTATGTAAATACCGATATAAGCGCTTATGGAATAAAGCCAAGAAACGAAGAGCAAGCTATGGCTTTAGATATTTTGCTTGACAATAGCGTTCCTTTGGTTACTGTTATGGGAAAAGCGGGAACGGGAAAAACGCTTTTGGCTTTGGCGGCGGCGCTTGAAAAAAGAAGAGAATACAGACAAATATTGCTTGCTCGTCCTATAGTCGCTTTGTCAAATAAAGATTTGGGATTTTTGCCTGGCGATGTTAATAGCAAATTAGAACCTTATATGCAGCCATTATTCGATAATTTATCGGTTATACAGCATATACATTCCGAAGATAGCGATGAGAGTAAAAATATTAGGAAAATGCTTGAAAATGAAAAAATAGTAATATCTCCTTTGGCTTATATAAGAGGAAGAAGTTTGAATAAAATATACTTTATAGTTGACGAAGCTCAAAATTTAACTCCGCATGAAATAAAAACTATTATAACGAGAGCTGGCGAAGGAACTAAAATAGTTTTCACGGGCGATATTCATCAAATTGACACGCCTTATTTGGACGAAAGAAATAACGGTTTAACTTATTTAATAGACAGAACTAAAGCGGAAGTTTTAAGCGGAACGGTTACTTTGGAAAAAGGCGAGCGTTCAAAACTTGCGGAACTTGCCGCGAATGTTTTATAA
- a CDS encoding peptidylprolyl isomerase — MSSKKITVKKKNSVVKTLQWIGISVISILLILYFLVSTGGSQTTPTIGSVNGTPIYYTSTSPYGRAFRDIERYYQQIGIPINNEMYSFIEDMAFKRAVTIILLDKIASENIKISDNLIVDAMKSEFVDTNGLYNDVAFQSFIKNTSKSEQKRIEKELKESILYQTISMELFKDIKINSLEVERNYIKEETKRDIEMVYIDAASIVENSEIPISDLEKYFNDNKTNFAQADISYIALESGGVADNLYKSLKDDITLFDKNAIEKSIETNNYKLGYVTKMEMPSENFANSIFTNTKTNTLLQPIYVNGKYYIVLLNDIRLPEKYSDVKIDILKNEYLKSNMKALLEVEKTKQSEILKSAFENNNNLASLNNKGNIEYYKTSKPFYYNQANLSSINGNMIPESSEENFYRRVFSLEVGSVSDVVKLENGVAIIKVLSEEKPDMNKLATSDDSIKSAIKMELSSYIENEWQNKNIEKARVKKNNIR, encoded by the coding sequence ATGTCGTCTAAAAAAATTACGGTAAAAAAGAAAAATAGCGTTGTAAAAACTCTTCAGTGGATAGGAATATCGGTTATTTCTATTTTGCTTATTTTATATTTTTTGGTAAGCACGGGAGGAAGCCAAACTACTCCGACTATAGGCTCGGTTAATGGAACTCCGATTTATTATACAAGCACTAGTCCTTATGGAAGAGCTTTTAGAGATATAGAAAGATATTATCAGCAAATTGGAATACCGATAAATAACGAAATGTATTCTTTTATAGAAGATATGGCTTTTAAGAGAGCGGTTACAATCATTCTTTTAGATAAAATAGCTTCTGAAAATATAAAGATATCGGATAATCTTATAGTAGACGCTATGAAAAGCGAATTTGTAGACACCAACGGATTATATAACGATGTAGCTTTTCAATCTTTTATAAAAAATACTTCTAAATCGGAACAAAAAAGAATAGAAAAAGAATTAAAAGAAAGTATTTTATATCAAACTATATCTATGGAACTTTTTAAAGATATAAAAATTAATTCTTTAGAAGTTGAAAGAAATTATATAAAAGAAGAAACTAAAAGAGATATTGAAATGGTTTATATAGACGCCGCTTCAATAGTTGAAAATTCCGAAATTCCAATATCCGATTTGGAAAAATATTTTAACGATAATAAAACAAATTTCGCTCAAGCCGATATTTCCTATATAGCTTTAGAAAGCGGAGGAGTAGCGGATAATTTATATAAAAGCTTAAAAGACGATATAACTTTATTTGACAAAAACGCCATTGAAAAAAGTATAGAAACTAATAATTATAAATTAGGTTATGTGACTAAAATGGAAATGCCATCCGAAAATTTTGCAAACAGTATATTTACAAATACAAAAACAAATACTTTATTGCAACCTATTTATGTAAACGGAAAATATTATATTGTTTTATTAAACGATATAAGACTTCCCGAAAAATATTCCGATGTAAAAATCGATATATTAAAAAACGAATATTTAAAATCAAATATGAAAGCTTTACTTGAAGTTGAAAAAACAAAACAATCGGAAATATTAAAATCGGCATTTGAAAATAATAATAATCTTGCTTCGCTTAATAATAAAGGAAATATAGAATATTATAAAACTTCAAAGCCTTTTTATTATAATCAAGCAAATTTAAGTTCGATTAACGGAAATATGATTCCCGAATCTTCCGAAGAAAATTTTTATAGAAGAGTATTTTCTTTAGAAGTAGGTTCTGTTAGCGATGTCGTAAAACTTGAAAACGGAGTAGCGATAATAAAAGTTTTATCCGAAGAAAAACCAGATATGAATAAACTTGCGACTTCTGACGATAGCATAAAGTCGGCTATAAAAATGGAATTGAGTTCTTATATAGAAAATGAATGGCAAAATAAAAATATTGAAAAAGCAAGAGTTAAGAAAAATAATATAAGATAA
- a CDS encoding outer membrane beta-barrel protein, with the protein MKKIKKFLLTIAMTMIFSVSAFAASGFEFILNVPFGLSVGFESVDLGMLPGADGITQRKIEDASPGVGFDIGVAAQLGYMFQVKDGFGISVLGELGYSHDTISGTYSKIEGGDGNSINWSGIKAIYTLEQFQIGLLPKFNIGAFSIGIGGGVKIPISAKERVKIDSLGIDEKSKFKPADAVQGYIKLTFDYSLFFTDNLAMNFGLYLGYDTPLTATARDASYFTALFERVNVHDFNVGLQLGFRFGPKA; encoded by the coding sequence ATGAAAAAAATTAAAAAATTTCTTCTAACAATTGCAATGACGATGATTTTTAGCGTATCGGCATTTGCGGCAAGTGGGTTCGAGTTTATATTAAATGTGCCTTTCGGTTTAAGCGTTGGTTTTGAATCGGTAGATTTGGGTATGCTACCAGGCGCTGACGGAATTACGCAACGAAAAATCGAAGACGCAAGTCCTGGCGTAGGTTTCGATATTGGAGTTGCGGCGCAGTTGGGTTATATGTTCCAAGTTAAAGACGGTTTTGGAATAAGCGTTTTGGGAGAATTGGGCTATAGCCATGACACAATATCTGGAACTTATAGCAAAATCGAAGGAGGAGACGGTAATAGTATTAATTGGAGCGGAATAAAAGCAATTTATACTTTAGAACAGTTTCAAATTGGATTATTGCCTAAATTTAATATTGGAGCATTTTCAATAGGAATTGGCGGAGGAGTAAAAATTCCGATAAGCGCTAAAGAAAGAGTAAAAATAGACAGTTTGGGAATAGACGAAAAGAGTAAATTTAAACCTGCCGATGCCGTTCAAGGTTATATAAAATTAACTTTTGATTATTCTCTTTTCTTCACTGATAATTTAGCCATGAATTTCGGTTTGTATTTAGGATATGATACTCCTCTTACTGCAACGGCAAGAGATGCGTCATATTTTACCGCTTTATTTGAGAGAGTAAATGTTCATGACTTTAATGTAGGTTTGCAATTAGGATTTAGATTTGGACCGAAAGCTTAA
- a CDS encoding alpha-amylase family glycosyl hydrolase, with protein MKVLSYNLFAPLLGNIKNWYSHIDRIKKIGFEWVYINPITYPGFSGSLYATKDYYKYNPAFFTSSEKDIAEKEIKDFVLYCKNNNIKIMIDLVINHSSKDCNLVEEHFEWYKLKDGKLESPGAWDNGKWIEWGDLASFNNQKIILNKDNEEIENPIWNYWNELIKHNLELGFSGFRCDAAYKVPKELWQYLISEAKKENKEIIFFAESLGCSLDDTKDLIESGFDYVASSAKWWDYESEWFIEQYDAARENCKQIAFPSNHDTKRLITEYKGNIWKLKQTFLFTAIVCDMWMITTGDEFGFYKRCNVVNGNENDFEKISFDLSEYIKDMAIYIKQNPILTNCGKIVSLDVLENIEKKKKLEELKKLNENENNEDKKIDIEEKEEIKNPFRKFYKYSLDEKERVFIVINITDKKEEFDAKNFDIKEDISFDNIVDIKETIEILPYQLKVFKV; from the coding sequence ATGAAGGTTTTAAGCTATAATTTATTTGCCCCATTATTGGGAAACATTAAAAATTGGTATTCGCATATAGACAGAATAAAAAAAATCGGATTTGAATGGGTTTATATTAATCCGATAACTTACCCAGGATTTAGCGGAAGTTTATACGCGACTAAAGATTATTATAAATATAATCCTGCATTTTTTACAAGTTCTGAAAAAGACATTGCCGAAAAAGAAATAAAAGATTTCGTTTTATATTGCAAAAATAATAATATAAAAATAATGATAGATTTAGTTATTAATCATTCTTCAAAAGATTGCAATTTAGTTGAAGAACATTTTGAATGGTATAAATTAAAAGACGGAAAATTAGAATCGCCAGGCGCTTGGGATAATGGAAAATGGATAGAATGGGGAGATTTGGCTTCTTTCAATAATCAAAAAATTATTTTAAATAAAGATAACGAAGAGATTGAAAATCCTATTTGGAATTATTGGAATGAGCTTATTAAACATAATTTGGAATTGGGATTTTCGGGTTTCAGATGCGACGCGGCTTATAAAGTCCCTAAAGAATTGTGGCAATATTTAATAAGCGAAGCAAAAAAAGAAAATAAAGAAATTATATTTTTTGCGGAAAGTTTGGGTTGCTCTTTGGACGACACAAAAGATTTGATAGAATCTGGATTCGATTATGTGGCGAGCAGCGCGAAATGGTGGGATTACGAAAGCGAATGGTTTATAGAACAATACGACGCGGCAAGAGAAAATTGCAAACAAATAGCCTTTCCAAGCAATCATGATACAAAAAGACTCATAACGGAATATAAAGGCAATATTTGGAAATTGAAACAAACTTTTTTATTTACGGCAATCGTCTGCGATATGTGGATGATAACTACGGGAGATGAGTTTGGATTTTATAAAAGATGCAATGTAGTTAATGGAAATGAAAATGACTTTGAAAAAATAAGTTTTGATTTAAGCGAATATATAAAAGATATGGCGATTTATATTAAACAAAATCCTATATTAACAAATTGCGGAAAAATAGTTTCTTTGGATGTTTTGGAAAATATTGAAAAAAAGAAAAAATTAGAAGAATTAAAAAAACTTAATGAAAACGAAAATAACGAAGATAAAAAAATCGATATTGAAGAAAAAGAAGAGATAAAAAATCCTTTCAGAAAATTTTATAAATATAGTTTGGATGAAAAAGAAAGAGTTTTTATAGTGATTAATATTACGGACAAAAAAGAAGAATTTGACGCTAAAAATTTTGACATAAAAGAAGATATTTCATTCGATAATATTGTCGATATAAAAGAAACTATAGAAATATTGCCTTACCAATTAAAAGTTTTTAAAGTTTAA
- the tilS gene encoding tRNA lysidine(34) synthetase TilS, whose product MFSSVKKFLTKNIKDINKKTFAVAYSGGIDSQTALHIIYKLKKELGFNLIIIHINYNLRGEESKKDELFARNIAKKYNLNIYIKEIKEGSYNKKNIQNEARKDRYNFFEELYNKNIFDYLIIAHNKDDFVETIIYRMIKGAGADIYNCLKKKNNYILRPILNFYREEIENYAKENNLEYREDASNKKNKYARNKIRNLIIPMLETINKKSKDNIIKFSKKAYLENKFLRKKINNIYKKNLINKNSINIENIKNLNRIFLNRIIMKFIAESEKNNIEITEKRISEIVKIIKSKKSNVILRLDNFNLIKEYNLLIIEEIEKKENINNYLKIKKDGIYNFLNKNISFKTIENKNINYKEKLYIKCDYPIIVRQRKNADFLISYPNGEKKYLRKIFIDSKIPLRVRDNIPIIENSNNEISAIYLKPYAINRISKKSEIAEKDKYIIEIDFV is encoded by the coding sequence ATGTTCAGTAGCGTAAAAAAATTTTTAACTAAAAACATAAAAGATATAAATAAAAAAACTTTTGCTGTAGCATATTCTGGCGGAATCGATTCGCAAACTGCTCTTCATATAATTTACAAATTAAAAAAAGAACTTGGCTTTAATCTTATAATTATTCATATAAATTATAATTTGAGAGGAGAAGAATCTAAAAAAGACGAATTATTTGCAAGAAATATTGCAAAAAAATATAATCTCAATATTTACATTAAAGAAATAAAAGAAGGAAGTTATAATAAAAAAAATATTCAAAATGAAGCGAGAAAAGATAGATATAATTTTTTTGAAGAGCTTTACAATAAAAATATTTTCGATTATTTGATTATCGCTCATAATAAAGACGATTTTGTCGAAACGATAATTTATAGAATGATTAAAGGAGCTGGAGCGGATATTTATAATTGCCTTAAAAAAAAGAATAATTATATTTTACGCCCGATTCTTAATTTTTATAGAGAAGAGATTGAAAATTACGCGAAAGAAAATAATTTGGAATATAGAGAGGACGCTTCAAATAAAAAAAATAAATATGCGAGAAATAAAATAAGAAATTTAATTATTCCAATGCTTGAAACTATTAATAAAAAATCAAAAGATAATATAATAAAATTTTCAAAAAAAGCTTATTTGGAGAATAAATTTTTAAGAAAGAAAATTAATAATATTTACAAAAAAAATTTGATAAATAAAAATTCTATAAATATAGAAAATATTAAAAATTTAAATAGAATTTTTCTTAATAGAATAATAATGAAATTTATTGCCGAAAGCGAAAAAAATAATATAGAGATAACCGAAAAAAGAATTTCTGAAATAGTTAAAATAATAAAATCGAAAAAAAGCAATGTTATTTTAAGATTAGATAATTTTAATTTGATTAAAGAATATAATTTATTGATTATAGAAGAAATTGAAAAAAAAGAAAATATAAACAATTATTTAAAAATTAAAAAAGATGGAATTTATAATTTTTTAAATAAAAATATTAGTTTTAAAACGATTGAAAATAAAAATATAAATTATAAAGAAAAATTATATATAAAATGCGATTATCCAATAATTGTTAGGCAAAGAAAAAATGCGGACTTTTTAATTTCGTATCCTAACGGAGAGAAAAAGTATTTAAGAAAAATATTTATAGATTCAAAAATTCCTTTAAGAGTTAGAGATAATATTCCAATAATAGAAAATTCAAATAATGAAATAAGCGCGATTTATCTTAAACCTTATGCGATTAATAGAATTTCAAAAAAAAGTGAAATTGCTGAAAAAGATAAATATATAATAGAGATTGATTTTGTTTAA